A genomic stretch from Salarias fasciatus chromosome 10, fSalaFa1.1, whole genome shotgun sequence includes:
- the LOC115395253 gene encoding pleckstrin homology-like domain family B member 2 produces the protein MNTMLPQRSAMATLSYASDCVKIEPHGSGGSVGGTLLRGSRSKAELQELMETLQRRKSALEASLRAAECSRKYLSMPPSPGGTQSGRPLSVLGSAERPPPASRNFSYMSSSSVPPSPRQGERQLSSNGPLRHSHSRHQSQDSLLLSEGGALLGSYGEPVPRSPRVKSGAASVPSSPRMGRRLYSQGKCGGGDSRQRKYSTGSLSSLGLHSRSLPRLHNAADPPALSLPSRHSVGSHRAAASAGQRRSLSSLEQPPDVTVPASMPSTPRRASLASLSSLGVDIDGTGLDLGFGERRLSFGKSGLSPGQRVGSISSLNGKEELRDYHQHQRDERLREQKVQRLECQRLETILNLCTGLGQVVKDPGGSAVSDLQKINKELEKLQVSDDESVFSDSPSSTAQESCFGAKGRDFQPSEEQQAGQRQQSGYREARSHSPAVSLNSSAPSPSTHHRTKALESVQLKQEVTHIEEERIQVLNNIEELEQKIKDLDNQMEESVREMEVECALLEGEQESETAQLQREKELLEELRGKIQSVEKPDLAERSQENGEQSKSSEDLEFQKLEREIKQDEEKEHQNQELLGEIADCQRLIVTRKERLATLKKQSSQIALQTQQERENFQREKNNLLIMLQKEREKLVSLEGKYAELSEGQNFTNNPVAIKEHLQSLKERRRSSKENASQAVDNLPHKRNQQLLGPYGRSLGRTLPPKVHLPLSQSSSCGSVIPQGFSFPPREVNPRRLSKTGNSHAHMSEDRHRRSDFCSRMVSEPNVFLDSFSYPDNSQASDTVSVDSSDSLETSFSACSPDNISSASTTNMAKIEEMERLLREAQAEKLRLLEHREREMEIRRHALEEERRRREELEKRLQEETSRRQKLVEREVKLREKQRSQSRLLTRYLPIRKDDFDLHGHIEAAGHNPDACFHLAITDKTCRGFLVKMGGKIKTWKKRWFVFDQNRRTLTYYADKHETKMKGVIYFQAIEEVYYDHLKNAHKSPNPSLTFSVKTHDRVYYMVAPSPEAMRIWMDVIVTGAEGHMHFMV, from the exons ATGAACACCATGCTTCCTCAAAGGAGTGCCATGGCCACATTGAGCTACGCGTCAG ACTGTGTGAAGATCGAGCCTCACGGCAGCGGCGGCTCGGTGGGTGGGACGCTGCTGAGGGGCTCGCGCTCCAAggccgagctgcaggagctgatgGAGACGCTGCAGCGCAGGAAGAGCGCCCTGGAGGCCAGCCTGAGAGCGGCCGAGTGCAGCCGCAAGTATCTCAGCATGCCTCCTTCGCCCGGAGGGACCCAGTCCGGCAGGCCTCTGTCGGTCCTCGGCAGCGCAGAGCGCCCTCCGCCCGCCTCCAGGAACTTCTCCtacatgagcagcagcagcgtgccCCCGTCGCCCCGGCAGGGCGAGCGCCAGCTCAGCTCCAACGGCCCGCTCCGTCACTCCCACTCCCGCCATCAGTCACAGGACAGCCTGCTTCTCTCGGAGGGAGGCGCCCTGCTGGGCTCCTACGGCGAGCCGGTACCGCGTTCTCCCAGGGTGAAGAGCGGGGCGGCCAGCGTGCCGTCCAGCCCGCGGATGGGCCGCAGGCTCTACTCTCAGGGCAAATGCGGAGGAGGCGACTCCCGCCAGAGGAAGTACTCCACCGGCTCCCTCAGCAGCCTGGGGCTGCACAGCCGCTCCCTGCCGCGGCTTCACAACGCGGCCGACCCGCCCGCCCTCTCCCTGCCGTCACGCCACTCGGTGGGCTCCCACAGAGCGGCGGCCTCGGCGGGGCAGCGGCGCAGCCTCTCCTCCCTGGAGCAGCCTCCAGATGTGACCGTACCTGCCAGCATGCCCAGCACGCCCAGGAGGGCCAGCCTGGCCTCCCTGAGCTCTTTGGGCGTGGACATCGACGGGACCGGCTTGGATCTGGGCTTCGGGGAGAGAAGGTTGTCTTTTGGGAAGAGCGGGCTGAGTCCAGGACAGCGGGTCGGCAGCATCAGCTCTTTGAATGGcaaagaggagctgagagacTACCATCAACACCAGAGGGACGAACGGCTCCGGGAGCAGAAAGTGCAGAGGCTG GAGTGCCAGCGTCTTGAGACCATCTTGAACCTGTGCACGGGGTTGGGGCAAGTGGTGAAAGATCCAGGCGGTTCAGCTGTTTCCGACCTGCAGAAGATCAATAAGGAACTGGAGAAACTGCAGGTGTCGGACGACGAGTCCGTCTTCTCCGACTCTCCCAGCAGCACGGCTCAAGAGAGCTGCTTCGGGGCCAAGGGCAGAGACTTCCAGCCGTCCGAGGAGCAGCAGGCCGGCCAGCGGCAGCAGAGCGGCTACAGGGAGGCCCGGTCCCACTCACCCGCCGTCAGCCTCAACAGCAGCGCCCCGTCTCCTTCCACACACCACAGAACTAAG GCTTTGGAGAGTgtgcagctgaagcaggaagtAACACACATCGAGGAGGAAAGAATCCAAGTGCTAAACAACATCGAGGAGCTGGAGCAAAAGATCAAAGACCTGGACAACCAGATGGAGGAGTCGGTCCGTGAG atggaggtggagtgTGCCCTGCTGGAAGGAGAGCAAGAGTCCGAGACGGCtcagctgcagagggagaaagagctgctggaggagctcaggggGAAAATTCAGAGTGTTGAGAAGCCGGACCTCGCTGAGAGGTCACAG GAAAATGGGGAGCAATCAAAGAGTTCAGAGGATTTGGAGTTTCAAAAGTTGGAAAGAGAAATCAAGCAGGACGAGGAAAAAGAGCATCAGaaccaggagctgctgggagagATCGCCGATTGTCAGCGACTTATTGTCACGCGCAAG GAGAGACTGGCCACGCTGAAGAAGCAGTCCTCTCAGATTGCGCTACAGACTCAGCAGGAAAGAGAGAAtttccagagagagaaaaacaacttgCTAATTATGCTTCAGAAG gagagagaaaagttgGTGTCTTTGGAAGGAAAGTATGCAGAGTTGTCTGAGGGGCAAAACTTCACCAACAATCCAGTTGCCATCAAAGAG CATTTGCAGTCTCTGAAGGAacgaagaagaagcagcaaggAAAACGCTTCACAGGCAGTTGACAACCTACCTCATAAAAggaaccagcagctcctcggccCGTATGGCAGATCCCTGGGACGCACACTTCCTCCGAag GTCCACCTGCCTTTGTCTCAAAGCTCCAGCTGTGGAAGCGTAATCCCACAAGGCTTCAGCTTCCCCCCGCGAGAGGTGAACCCTCGCCGTCTGTCTAAAA CGGGCAACAGCCACGCACACATGAGTGAGGACAGACACAGGCGGAGTGACTTCTGCAGCAGGATGGTCTCGGAGCCCAACGTGTTCCTGGACTCCTTTTCGTATCCGGACAACAGCCAGGCCTCGGACACCGTCAGCGTGGACAGCTCCGACAGCCTGGAGACCAGCTTCTCCGCCTGCTCCCCGGATAACATCTCCAG tgcCAGTACGACAAATATGGCAAAAATCGAGGAAATGGAGCGTTTACTCCGAGAGGCCCAGGCGGAGAAGCTGAGACTCCTCGAGCATCGG GAACGAGAGATGGAGATACGCCGGCACGCTCTCGAGGAAGAGCGGCGAAGGAGAGAGGAACTGGAGAAGCGTCTGCAGGAGGAGACGAGCAGGAGGCAGAAACTTGTGGAGAGAGAAGTGAAGCTCAGGGAGAAACAAAGATCACAG TCCCGGCTGTTGACTCGCTACCTCCCTATAAGGAAGGACGACTTTGATCTCCACGGCCACATCGAGGCAGCTGGACACAACCCAGACGCCTGCTTCCATCTGGCcatcactgataaaacctgccGAGGGTTCCTGGTCAAAATGGGCGGCAAGATTAAAACGTGGAAGAAACGCTGGTTTGTCTTCGACCAGAACCGCAGGACGCTCACGTACTACGCAG ACAAACATGAGACCAAGATGAAAGGAGTCATTTACTTCCAAGCCATAGAGGAGGTGTACTACGACCATTTGAAGAATGCACACAAA AGCCCCAATCCCTCGCTGACCTTCAGCGTGAAGACTCACGACCGGGTGTACTACATGGTGGCTCCGTCTCCCGAGGCCATGCGCATCTGGATGGACGTTATAGTGACTGGCGCAGAAGGACACATGCACTTCATGGTGTAG